The Armatimonadota bacterium genome includes a window with the following:
- the cysH gene encoding phosphoadenosine phosphosulfate reductase, whose product MAVRLEQDVSVISQSFETASPEEVIRWAVRTFGDALVMTSSFGADSAVLLHLATREMPRIRVIFIDTGFLFPETHAYVEQLRRLLDLNIWHYRTRNDPFSYLESAGEEDFRHRRDVARCCAVNKNEPMERAMRDLAPAAWLRGIRRAQSESRRNRQFVEWSARYSCYAISPLLNWSDADIEEYLRKHDLPPHPLAAFGYRSIGCSPLTCTRPVERDEDPRSGRWAGTGKTECGLHLEDYQI is encoded by the coding sequence ATGGCCGTCCGCCTTGAGCAGGACGTTTCCGTTATATCTCAGTCCTTCGAGACCGCCAGCCCCGAGGAGGTGATCCGCTGGGCGGTCCGGACGTTCGGCGACGCACTCGTGATGACCAGCTCCTTCGGGGCCGATTCCGCAGTGCTACTGCACCTTGCCACCCGCGAGATGCCCCGAATCCGCGTGATCTTCATTGATACCGGTTTTCTGTTCCCCGAAACGCATGCCTACGTGGAGCAGCTTCGCAGGCTGCTTGATCTGAACATCTGGCATTATCGCACCCGCAACGACCCTTTCTCGTATCTGGAGTCAGCAGGCGAAGAAGACTTCCGTCATCGCCGGGATGTGGCCCGCTGCTGCGCGGTCAACAAGAACGAGCCCATGGAGCGGGCCATGCGGGACCTTGCTCCGGCCGCTTGGCTGCGCGGCATCCGGCGGGCTCAGTCCGAGTCCAGACGCAACCGTCAGTTCGTGGAGTGGAGCGCGCGCTACTCCTGCTATGCCATCTCACCTCTGTTGAACTGGAGCGATGCAGATATCGAGGAATACCTGCGCAAACACGACCTTCCCCCCCATCCGCTGGCCGCATTCGGATACCGTTCCATCGGCTGCAGTCCTCTGACCTGCACCCGTCCCGTGGAACGGGACGAGGATCCGCGGTCCGGCAGGTGGGCCGGCACTGGCAAGACAGAGTGCGGACTGCACCTGGAGGACTACCAGATCTGA
- the gcvH gene encoding glycine cleavage system H protein, with translation MDLSDYRFTESHEWVQVREGLAYVGITDHAQEQITDITAVELPAEGKTVKAGDEIALVDSVKSTFSIFAPVGGKIVRVNESVVEDPSIVNTSPYADGWLVAIEMSDPSEIDALMDESEYEELIAEEE, from the coding sequence ATGGATCTTTCGGACTACAGGTTCACCGAATCGCACGAGTGGGTACAGGTGCGCGAGGGGCTGGCCTACGTGGGCATAACGGACCATGCCCAGGAGCAGATCACGGACATCACGGCGGTGGAACTGCCGGCCGAAGGCAAAACGGTGAAGGCGGGGGACGAAATCGCGCTCGTGGATTCCGTGAAGTCCACGTTCAGCATCTTTGCGCCGGTGGGGGGCAAGATCGTACGGGTCAACGAGTCAGTCGTCGAAGACCCGTCTATTGTCAACACCTCCCCTTACGCCGATGGGTGGCTGGTAGCCATCGAGATGTCCGACCCTTCCGAGATAGACGCGCTAATGGACGAGTCCGAATATGAAGAGCTGATCGCCGAGGAGGAGTGA
- the cydA gene encoding cytochrome ubiquinol oxidase subunit I — MDFDPLLLSRIQFALTVAFHYLFPPLTIGLGVIMVFTEWQYLRTKDMQYEVMAKFWTRIFAINFALGVASGIVMEFQFGTNWATYSRFVGDVFGSALAAEGIFAFFLESGFLAVLVFGWDRVSPRVHFLSTVLVSLGSMFSAIWIVVANSWQQTPAGFRLVEHQGALRAEITDFWAVVFNPSSMIRLSHVLIGAFILGAFVVMSITAYYILRGRHMEMAKKSFAIALAVALVSSMAQLVTGHYHAVKVAKHQPAKLAAFEGHFETGEGGAPLHIIGLPDQKEKTVRYSVAIPGLLSWLVHMDSSKPVKGLDQFPEEDWPPVALSFVSYHVMVGLGLYFILLTVVGAVMYKRGTLFQTRWLLWVFVVSVIGPYISNQLGWMAAEVGRQPWIVYGLLRTTEAYSQSVPGGQVATSIGMFVLIYLLLAAVWIYVMNDKIQHGPDEADATGIVAKEGLAGIREAILKGEEGSLTATAEEEEEGSQR, encoded by the coding sequence TTGGATTTTGACCCTCTGCTTCTTTCGCGCATTCAGTTCGCGCTGACTGTCGCGTTCCACTATCTGTTCCCGCCCCTGACGATCGGTCTGGGCGTGATCATGGTGTTCACAGAGTGGCAGTACCTGCGCACGAAGGATATGCAGTACGAGGTGATGGCCAAGTTCTGGACACGGATCTTCGCCATCAACTTCGCGCTGGGTGTCGCCTCCGGCATCGTGATGGAGTTCCAGTTCGGCACGAACTGGGCCACGTATTCTCGGTTCGTGGGCGACGTGTTCGGGTCGGCTCTGGCGGCGGAAGGCATCTTCGCTTTCTTCCTTGAGTCCGGCTTCCTTGCGGTACTCGTGTTCGGGTGGGACCGGGTGTCTCCCCGGGTGCACTTCCTGTCCACGGTGCTGGTGTCTCTTGGCTCGATGTTTTCCGCCATCTGGATCGTGGTGGCCAACTCCTGGCAGCAGACCCCGGCAGGCTTTCGGCTGGTGGAGCATCAGGGAGCGTTGAGGGCCGAGATTACTGACTTTTGGGCGGTGGTATTCAACCCGTCCAGCATGATTCGTCTGTCCCATGTCTTGATCGGGGCCTTCATCCTCGGTGCGTTCGTGGTGATGAGCATCACGGCGTATTACATCCTCCGAGGGCGGCACATGGAGATGGCGAAGAAATCCTTTGCCATCGCCCTGGCTGTGGCTCTGGTGTCCTCCATGGCCCAGCTTGTGACCGGTCACTACCACGCTGTGAAGGTGGCCAAGCATCAGCCGGCGAAGCTGGCGGCCTTCGAGGGGCACTTCGAGACGGGTGAGGGCGGAGCCCCGCTGCACATCATCGGACTTCCCGATCAGAAGGAGAAGACGGTCCGGTATTCTGTTGCCATACCGGGACTACTGAGTTGGCTGGTCCATATGGACAGCAGCAAACCCGTGAAGGGTTTGGACCAGTTCCCGGAGGAGGACTGGCCGCCGGTGGCGCTCTCCTTTGTGTCCTATCACGTGATGGTGGGGCTGGGCTTGTATTTCATTCTGCTGACGGTTGTAGGTGCCGTGATGTATAAGCGTGGCACCCTGTTTCAGACCCGGTGGCTTCTGTGGGTGTTCGTGGTCTCTGTCATCGGACCGTACATCTCTAACCAGCTCGGATGGATGGCGGCGGAGGTGGGGCGGCAGCCGTGGATTGTCTACGGTCTCTTGCGGACCACCGAAGCCTACTCTCAGAGTGTTCCGGGAGGTCAAGTGGCGACATCCATCGGAATGTTTGTGCTCATCTACCTGCTTCTTGCTGCGGTGTGGATCTACGTGATGAATGACAAGATCCAGCACGGACCGGATGAGGCGGATGCCACGGGAATCGTCGCGAAGGAGGGGCTTGCCGGCATCCGGGAGGCGATCTTGAAGGGCGAGGAAGGGTCGCTTACCGCGACTGCGGAGGAAGAGGAGGAGGGCAGCCAGAGATGA
- the gcvPA gene encoding putative glycine dehydrogenase (decarboxylating) subunit 1, whose product MDWTGSSPEERQQMLGAIGVDSVEALLAAIPRRVEELPGIPAGLDEASLLRHVAALAERNHPPAPGKCFIGAGAYEHAAPAVVEALISRGEFSTTYTPYQPEVSQGTLIAGFEFQTLITRLTGLDVANSSMYDGASAAAEAALLAIRYTGRSAVVVSGVIHPEWLCVLRTYLSGVGAQIRVVAPENGRTPLGQIQACLDEDVACLLIQQPNFLGQLEDLRAAAEAAHAVGSLFAAASNPLALGILASPGECGADIAVGDVQPLGIPLSFGGPYAGYMAVREPLVRQMPGRLVGMARDAQGRRGFTLTLQTREQHIRRERATSNICTNQALVALAATIYLCSLGKHGLREVARQNVVRAHRAAQRLQGIPGVRLAFDGPYFNEFVLRLPRKAGEVCNHVRERSGIWPGLDLGRFWPEMSDCLMVCVTETKTRGDVEALRAALEDALK is encoded by the coding sequence TTGGACTGGACCGGAAGTTCTCCTGAAGAGCGGCAGCAGATGCTGGGCGCTATCGGCGTGGATTCCGTGGAGGCGCTGCTGGCGGCCATACCCCGTCGCGTGGAGGAGCTTCCGGGCATCCCGGCCGGTCTGGATGAGGCATCGCTTCTGCGCCACGTGGCGGCTCTCGCGGAGCGCAACCATCCACCCGCGCCGGGAAAGTGCTTCATCGGAGCGGGGGCGTATGAACACGCCGCTCCGGCAGTGGTGGAAGCGCTGATCTCCCGCGGAGAGTTCAGCACAACTTATACTCCCTACCAGCCCGAGGTCAGTCAGGGGACACTGATTGCAGGGTTCGAGTTCCAGACGCTCATCACCCGGCTGACCGGTCTGGACGTGGCCAACTCCTCCATGTATGACGGCGCTTCCGCGGCTGCGGAGGCAGCGCTCCTCGCGATCCGCTACACAGGCCGCAGTGCCGTCGTTGTCTCCGGGGTTATACATCCGGAATGGTTGTGCGTCCTCAGGACTTATCTCTCCGGTGTCGGCGCGCAGATCCGGGTCGTTGCGCCGGAAAACGGCCGGACTCCCCTGGGCCAGATTCAGGCGTGCCTTGATGAAGACGTGGCCTGCCTCCTGATACAGCAGCCCAATTTTCTGGGCCAACTGGAAGATCTGAGGGCTGCTGCCGAAGCGGCGCACGCTGTCGGATCGCTCTTTGCTGCCGCGAGTAATCCGCTGGCGCTGGGAATCCTGGCCAGCCCTGGCGAATGCGGGGCGGACATCGCTGTGGGGGATGTCCAGCCGCTGGGTATCCCTCTCAGCTTCGGCGGCCCTTATGCGGGCTACATGGCGGTGAGGGAGCCGCTGGTCCGGCAGATGCCGGGGAGGCTGGTCGGGATGGCCCGCGATGCGCAGGGACGCAGAGGTTTCACGCTGACCCTTCAAACGCGTGAACAGCATATCCGCCGCGAGCGCGCCACCAGCAACATCTGTACGAATCAGGCCCTCGTGGCCCTGGCCGCTACGATCTATCTCTGTTCGCTGGGCAAGCACGGGCTGCGGGAGGTGGCCCGCCAGAATGTCGTGCGCGCTCACCGGGCCGCTCAGCGGCTCCAGGGGATTCCGGGGGTCAGGCTCGCCTTCGACGGACCGTATTTCAATGAGTTCGTTCTTCGTCTGCCGCGCAAGGCGGGAGAAGTCTGCAACCACGTCCGGGAGCGCAGTGGCATCTGGCCCGGACTGGACCTGGGGCGTTTCTGGCCGGAGATGTCAGATTGCCTGATGGTATGCGTGACAGAGACAAAAACTCGGGGGGACGTCGAAGCTCTGAGGGCGGCCCTGGAGGATGCTCTGAAGTGA
- a CDS encoding tagatose 3-epimerase, protein MRFGICNEMFEGWKLEDVFQKASELGYSGVEIAPFTLGPRPVELPSTEREAIRASAARAGVEIIGLHWLLAKTEGFHLTSSDRETRARTIGYLKDLVRLSADLGGSVLILGSPQQRSICPPVTREEAVEYAREALAEAGKVAEELGQTLCLEPLGPEETNFVNTADEAWELASSTGSPAVKIILDVKAMSTEGRPIPEIIATHAAHAGHVHANDPNRRGPGFGDVDFRPIFKALQDAGYGRYVSVEVFDFRPDPVTIARESIEYMRRCLPD, encoded by the coding sequence ATGCGTTTCGGGATCTGCAACGAGATGTTCGAGGGCTGGAAGCTGGAGGATGTCTTCCAGAAAGCCTCGGAGCTGGGGTACTCGGGAGTGGAGATCGCGCCGTTCACTCTGGGACCCCGGCCTGTAGAGCTGCCATCCACCGAGCGCGAAGCCATCCGCGCGAGCGCAGCCCGGGCGGGCGTGGAGATCATCGGGCTCCACTGGCTCCTGGCAAAGACCGAAGGGTTTCACCTCACCTCTTCGGACCGCGAAACCCGCGCAAGGACGATTGGATACCTGAAAGATCTCGTCCGCCTGAGCGCGGACCTTGGCGGATCCGTTCTGATACTTGGTTCCCCGCAGCAGCGATCCATCTGCCCTCCGGTAACCCGGGAGGAAGCCGTCGAATATGCGCGCGAGGCTCTGGCGGAGGCTGGAAAGGTGGCGGAGGAGCTTGGTCAGACGCTTTGCCTGGAACCCCTCGGTCCCGAGGAGACGAACTTCGTGAATACCGCGGACGAGGCGTGGGAGCTGGCTTCCAGCACCGGGTCTCCAGCCGTCAAGATCATCCTGGATGTCAAGGCGATGAGCACCGAAGGGCGTCCCATACCCGAGATCATCGCCACGCACGCCGCACACGCGGGACACGTTCACGCCAACGACCCGAACCGCCGGGGGCCAGGCTTCGGGGATGTGGACTTCCGGCCCATCTTCAAGGCACTGCAAGACGCCGGCTATGGCCGGTATGTGTCCGTGGAGGTCTTCGATTTCCGACCAGACCCCGTGACTATCGCGCGGGAGTCCATTGAGTATATGCGCCGGTGCCTGCCAGACTAG
- the cydB gene encoding cytochrome D oxidase subunit I: MIDLNVFWFILLGVLLTGYAILDGFDLGVGSLHLFAKGDYERRIFLNSIGPVWDGNEVWLVTFGGALFAAFPAAYAAAFSGFYLAFMLLLFALIFRAVAIEFRSKRESRVWRSFWDGAFFLASAVAAVLFGVAVGNMMQGIPIGPGGEYQGTFFDLLRPYPLLVGAMTLVMFCMHGSIYLYLKTEGDLQEKVRHWIWGTFGVFLVFYILTTIFTLVAVPSAIRNFEKYPWVWGLVVLNVLAVANIPRSIYKGMPGQAFISSACTIAALIFLFGFALFPNLVTSSIDPEKFSLTVYNAASSQKTLAIMRNIAFLGMPFVLAYTTAIYWVFRGKVRLTRFSY, encoded by the coding sequence ATGATAGATCTGAACGTTTTCTGGTTCATTCTACTCGGGGTGCTGTTGACGGGATACGCCATTCTGGACGGCTTTGACCTAGGGGTAGGGTCTCTCCACCTGTTCGCGAAGGGGGACTACGAGAGGCGGATCTTCCTGAACTCAATCGGTCCGGTGTGGGACGGTAACGAGGTATGGCTGGTGACCTTCGGAGGGGCGCTTTTCGCGGCCTTTCCAGCAGCTTACGCGGCGGCGTTCTCGGGCTTCTACCTGGCCTTTATGCTGCTCCTGTTCGCCCTAATCTTCCGGGCGGTGGCCATCGAGTTCCGCAGCAAGCGTGAATCCCGTGTGTGGAGATCCTTCTGGGACGGAGCCTTTTTCCTGGCCAGCGCCGTTGCAGCCGTGCTATTCGGGGTGGCCGTGGGGAACATGATGCAGGGCATCCCGATTGGCCCGGGAGGAGAGTATCAGGGCACGTTCTTCGATCTGCTGCGGCCGTACCCGCTTCTGGTGGGAGCCATGACGCTGGTCATGTTCTGCATGCACGGCTCCATTTACCTGTACCTGAAAACGGAGGGTGACCTGCAGGAGAAGGTCCGTCACTGGATCTGGGGGACCTTTGGCGTGTTCCTGGTGTTCTACATTCTGACCACCATCTTCACGCTGGTTGCCGTCCCCAGCGCCATCCGAAACTTCGAGAAGTATCCATGGGTGTGGGGGCTCGTGGTGCTGAATGTGCTTGCGGTGGCCAACATACCGCGGTCCATCTACAAAGGGATGCCCGGCCAGGCCTTCATCTCGTCGGCGTGCACCATTGCAGCGCTGATATTTCTCTTCGGATTCGCCCTGTTCCCGAACCTTGTGACCTCTAGCATAGATCCGGAGAAGTTCAGCCTGACGGTGTATAACGCGGCATCGTCGCAGAAGACACTGGCCATTATGCGCAATATCGCCTTTCTGGGGATGCCGTTCGTTCTGGCTTACACCACTGCCATCTACTGGGTGTTCCGCGGGAAGGTGCGTCTGACGCGGTTCTCTTACTGA
- a CDS encoding UPF0173 metal-dependent hydrolase: protein MPKLTYYGHDAFVIETERHRIAIDPFITGNPFASVKPEELKVDYVLITHGHGDHLGDGLEIAKRFGATVISTFELAGYCQRQGAKAHPMHIGGAHDFDFGRVKLTIAHHGNTVETPSGFLSLGPPCGLLVMADGRTLYHAGDTGLFLDMKLIGEMHPIDLALLPIGDNFTMGIDDAVKAVELLQPKLAVPMHYNTFDLIKADPSEFVSKVQAAGRSAAILRVGETMTY from the coding sequence ATGCCGAAACTGACATATTACGGGCACGACGCTTTCGTTATTGAGACGGAGCGACACAGGATCGCCATTGACCCGTTCATCACGGGAAATCCTTTCGCTTCCGTGAAACCGGAAGAGTTGAAGGTGGATTACGTGCTCATTACCCATGGGCACGGCGACCATCTGGGGGACGGGCTGGAGATTGCAAAGCGCTTCGGCGCCACGGTCATCAGTACATTTGAACTGGCTGGCTACTGTCAGCGGCAGGGCGCCAAGGCGCACCCGATGCATATCGGCGGCGCTCATGACTTCGACTTCGGACGGGTGAAGCTGACGATCGCCCACCACGGGAACACTGTGGAGACCCCTTCCGGCTTCCTCTCCCTGGGCCCGCCTTGCGGTCTGCTGGTGATGGCTGACGGGCGCACACTGTATCACGCCGGCGATACGGGGCTGTTTTTAGATATGAAGCTCATCGGCGAGATGCACCCAATAGATCTCGCGCTGCTGCCCATCGGTGACAACTTCACCATGGGGATTGACGACGCTGTTAAAGCTGTGGAGCTGCTTCAGCCGAAGCTTGCAGTGCCGATGCACTACAACACTTTCGATCTCATCAAGGCAGACCCGTCCGAGTTCGTCAGCAAGGTGCAGGCGGCGGGCCGCAGCGCTGCCATCCTGAGAGTGGGTGAGACGATGACCTATTGA
- the gcvT gene encoding aminomethyltransferase, with protein sequence MQDAQTLKLSPLDSVHAASGARMVEFAGWRLPLMFTSILQEHRAVRERAGLFDISHMAQIIVEGDGAKGWLQSLITNDVCLAPPGKGIYTFLTNERGGVVDDGFVFHLPDGRFLLVFNASREAAVLEHLRSRLSGDVCVVARLDRGALAVQGPAAAAIMQAVTPGAENLPRRGIAAVAIAGAPVWISRTGYTGEDGFELFFHAGHAESVWRALAASGESAGMALCGLGARDTLRLEMGYPLYGHELDETTSPFEIGYGWAVKLDKGVDFPGREALRREKEAGPLRTLAGLLPEGRSTPREGSRVLCGGEVVGRVTSGTFSPSLERPICLALIALDVRGGLVLEVREKQVPARQTALPFYRPARGH encoded by the coding sequence ATGCAGGACGCGCAGACGCTGAAATTGTCGCCCCTGGACAGTGTGCACGCTGCTTCCGGCGCCAGGATGGTGGAGTTCGCGGGCTGGCGCCTGCCCCTGATGTTCACCTCAATCCTCCAGGAGCATCGGGCTGTACGGGAGCGCGCCGGGCTGTTCGACATTTCCCACATGGCGCAGATCATTGTGGAGGGCGACGGGGCAAAAGGATGGCTGCAAAGCCTTATCACGAATGATGTCTGCCTCGCTCCGCCGGGCAAGGGCATTTACACTTTCCTGACCAACGAGCGCGGTGGAGTCGTCGATGACGGCTTCGTCTTCCATCTGCCTGATGGCCGCTTCCTGCTGGTGTTCAATGCTTCCCGGGAGGCGGCGGTGCTTGAGCACCTCCGTTCCCGTTTATCGGGGGATGTGTGCGTGGTCGCCCGTCTGGACCGCGGCGCGCTCGCCGTGCAAGGACCGGCTGCCGCAGCCATTATGCAGGCTGTCACTCCGGGGGCGGAGAACCTCCCGCGCAGAGGCATCGCCGCGGTAGCCATAGCAGGTGCACCTGTATGGATATCACGCACGGGCTACACGGGTGAGGACGGCTTCGAGCTCTTCTTCCACGCCGGACATGCAGAGAGCGTCTGGCGCGCTTTGGCGGCCTCAGGGGAATCCGCCGGGATGGCCCTCTGCGGTCTGGGAGCGCGGGACACGCTGCGGCTGGAGATGGGATATCCTCTTTACGGTCACGAATTGGACGAGACCACCTCTCCTTTCGAGATCGGCTACGGATGGGCCGTGAAGCTGGATAAGGGTGTTGACTTTCCAGGCAGGGAGGCTCTGCGGCGCGAAAAGGAGGCCGGGCCGCTGCGGACACTGGCCGGTCTGCTGCCGGAAGGCCGGAGTACTCCCCGCGAGGGAAGCCGGGTGCTTTGCGGCGGAGAGGTGGTGGGCCGGGTGACCAGCGGTACGTTCTCGCCCTCACTTGAGCGGCCCATCTGCCTGGCCCTGATTGCTTTGGATGTGCGGGGTGGGCTTGTGCTGGAGGTGCGGGAGAAACAGGTTCCGGCGCGGCAGACCGCATTACCGTTTTACCGACCGGCGCGAGGGCACTGA
- a CDS encoding glycine dehydrogenase, protein MTDIPLIFEISQPGRRGWSPPALDVEDAPLEEMLPAEHVRADPAELPEVTELDVVRHFTRISALNMCIDTTFYPLGSCTMKYNPRVTEKCARLPAFDLHPYAPLECSQGTLELLHGLQQMLSELCGMHAFTLHPAAGAQGEFAGILVARAWHEARGERRTKVVIPDSAHGTNPASARLGGYQVVTVRSDERGRTNPSALREVMDGDVALFMLTNPNTLGLFEDGILEIAEIVHEAGALLYLDGANLNALAGIVRPGDLGFDIVHVNTHKTLSTPHGGGGPGAGPVGVAEHLADFLPGWVVEKDAENGFRLRRPERSVGQLRSFFGSTGVLIRAYAYLRALGARGLRENSLTAILNANYLRIRLRETFAPHVDEPCMHECVLSAKNQKKRGARALDIAKRLLDYGFHPPTVYFPLIVDEALMIEPTETESKTTLDAFVDALMAIDREIDECPDVVRGAPHCTPVGRLDEVSAARRPVLTMPADRAAE, encoded by the coding sequence GTGACGGACATTCCGCTGATCTTCGAGATCTCGCAGCCGGGGCGGCGGGGCTGGTCTCCCCCCGCGCTTGATGTGGAGGATGCTCCACTGGAGGAGATGCTCCCTGCCGAACACGTGCGGGCGGACCCGGCTGAGCTTCCGGAAGTGACCGAGCTTGACGTGGTGCGCCACTTCACTCGGATCTCAGCGCTTAATATGTGCATAGACACCACTTTCTATCCGCTGGGATCCTGCACGATGAAATACAATCCGCGCGTCACCGAAAAATGCGCGCGGCTTCCCGCCTTCGACCTGCATCCGTACGCGCCGTTGGAATGCTCTCAGGGGACTCTTGAGCTTTTGCACGGCCTTCAACAGATGCTGAGTGAACTGTGCGGAATGCACGCCTTCACACTGCATCCAGCGGCGGGTGCGCAGGGCGAGTTCGCCGGGATCCTGGTCGCGCGGGCTTGGCACGAGGCGCGTGGTGAGCGGCGGACTAAGGTGGTCATCCCGGATTCGGCCCACGGTACCAATCCGGCGTCGGCCCGGCTGGGTGGATATCAGGTGGTGACCGTGCGCTCCGATGAGCGGGGTCGCACCAACCCTTCAGCGCTGCGGGAGGTTATGGACGGCGATGTGGCGCTGTTCATGCTGACCAACCCGAACACTCTTGGTCTGTTCGAGGACGGCATCCTGGAGATTGCGGAGATCGTCCACGAGGCCGGAGCGCTCTTGTATCTGGATGGCGCAAACTTGAATGCGCTGGCCGGCATCGTTCGCCCTGGAGATCTGGGCTTCGACATTGTGCACGTGAATACGCACAAGACGCTCTCCACACCGCACGGAGGTGGGGGACCGGGCGCGGGTCCGGTGGGTGTGGCCGAGCACCTGGCGGACTTCTTGCCGGGGTGGGTCGTCGAGAAAGATGCGGAAAACGGCTTCCGGCTGCGCCGGCCGGAGAGGTCTGTGGGACAACTTCGCTCTTTCTTCGGAAGCACCGGAGTGCTGATCCGGGCATACGCTTACCTCCGAGCCCTGGGCGCACGCGGACTCCGGGAGAACAGCCTCACGGCCATCCTCAATGCCAATTATCTGCGGATCCGGTTGCGGGAGACGTTTGCTCCCCACGTGGACGAACCGTGCATGCACGAATGCGTCTTGTCCGCGAAAAATCAGAAGAAGCGAGGGGCGCGGGCATTGGATATCGCCAAGCGGCTTCTGGACTACGGATTCCACCCGCCCACAGTGTATTTCCCTCTGATTGTTGACGAGGCGTTGATGATCGAGCCCACGGAGACCGAAAGCAAGACCACGCTGGATGCCTTCGTGGACGCGCTTATGGCGATCGATCGCGAGATAGATGAGTGTCCGGACGTGGTGCGGGGCGCGCCTCACTGCACGCCAGTGGGGCGGCTGGACGAGGTCTCCGCCGCGCGCCGCCCGGTTCTGACGATGCCTGCCGATCGCGCAGCGGAGTAA
- a CDS encoding aminopeptidase, with protein sequence MRDPRFRKLAGILLDYSTRTAPGERVLIEYAGVPAQMISTLVEAASERGALPFVDMREARVQRTLLLNATEEQMKVQGDWELHRMKLMNVYIGLRGGENASETADVPQERMKLYLEHVAHPVHFEQRVNHTKWVVLRWPTPSMAQLAGMSTEAFEDFFFEVCTLDYARMAAAQKPLEDRMNACDIVRLVGPRDTDLTFSIKDIPVIPCVGEHNIPDGETFTAPVRESVNGVIHYNAPTIYQGKSFDDVRLEFRDGRCVSASASDSQELNRILDTDEGARFVGEFSIAYNPHILRPIRDILFDEKIAGSIHFTPGQAYEQADNGNRSKVHWDLVLIQRPEYGGGELYFDGELIRKDGLFVPEDLQPLNPDALAVA encoded by the coding sequence GTGCGCGACCCTCGTTTCAGGAAGCTGGCCGGCATCCTGCTGGACTATTCCACCCGCACCGCCCCTGGCGAGCGCGTGCTGATCGAATATGCCGGCGTTCCCGCCCAGATGATCAGCACGCTTGTGGAGGCGGCTTCAGAACGCGGAGCGCTGCCCTTCGTTGACATGCGCGAGGCGCGGGTGCAACGGACGCTCCTCTTGAACGCCACGGAAGAGCAGATGAAGGTCCAGGGTGACTGGGAGCTTCATCGGATGAAGCTGATGAACGTTTATATCGGTCTTCGCGGCGGGGAAAACGCGAGCGAAACGGCCGACGTCCCACAGGAGCGAATGAAGCTGTATCTGGAGCACGTGGCGCATCCGGTGCACTTTGAGCAGCGCGTGAACCATACCAAGTGGGTGGTGCTGCGCTGGCCAACACCCTCTATGGCGCAGCTTGCGGGGATGTCAACTGAGGCGTTTGAGGACTTTTTCTTCGAGGTTTGCACGCTGGACTACGCCCGGATGGCGGCCGCGCAGAAGCCTCTGGAAGACCGGATGAACGCGTGCGATATCGTCAGGCTCGTCGGGCCGCGGGACACGGACCTCACTTTTTCCATCAAGGATATCCCGGTCATCCCCTGTGTGGGCGAGCACAACATTCCGGACGGAGAGACATTCACCGCGCCCGTTCGCGAGAGCGTCAACGGCGTCATCCACTACAATGCGCCCACAATCTATCAGGGCAAATCGTTTGACGACGTCCGGCTGGAGTTTCGCGACGGCAGGTGCGTCTCCGCGTCAGCCTCGGATAGCCAAGAGCTGAATAGGATCCTGGACACCGATGAAGGAGCGCGCTTTGTAGGCGAGTTCTCCATCGCTTACAATCCCCACATCCTCCGGCCCATCCGGGACATTCTGTTCGATGAAAAGATCGCGGGATCCATCCACTTCACGCCTGGCCAGGCATATGAGCAGGCAGACAACGGGAATCGCTCCAAGGTTCACTGGGACCTTGTTCTCATCCAGCGTCCGGAATACGGGGGAGGAGAGCTCTACTTCGACGGCGAGCTCATCCGCAAGGATGGACTCTTCGTCCCTGAAGATCTGCAGCCGCTGAATCCGGACGCGTTGGCCGTTGCCTGA
- the cysC gene encoding adenylyl-sulfate kinase, translated as MHKGFILWFTGLSGAGKSTISERLLAEFRSRGYKAELLDGDVVRTHLSKGLGFSKEDRDTNIRRIGFVADLLARNGVIAITAAISPYREIRDEIRRQTGEFVEVYCECPIEVLAERDVKGLYKKALAGEIQNFTGISDPYEPPENPEVVVRTDRETVEESTQKILDYLASRGLIDGR; from the coding sequence ATGCACAAAGGGTTCATCCTCTGGTTCACAGGGCTGTCCGGAGCGGGCAAGTCCACTATCAGCGAGAGACTGCTCGCCGAGTTCCGCAGCCGCGGCTACAAGGCCGAGCTTCTGGACGGAGACGTGGTCCGCACCCATCTTTCCAAGGGTCTGGGTTTCTCCAAAGAAGACAGGGACACCAATATCCGGCGCATCGGCTTCGTCGCGGACCTTCTGGCGCGCAACGGAGTCATAGCCATCACTGCCGCCATTTCCCCCTACCGCGAGATTCGGGACGAGATCCGGCGCCAGACGGGCGAGTTCGTGGAAGTCTATTGCGAATGCCCCATCGAGGTCCTTGCCGAGCGGGATGTGAAGGGCCTCTACAAGAAGGCTCTTGCCGGGGAGATTCAGAACTTCACGGGCATCTCCGACCCCTATGAGCCGCCTGAGAATCCCGAAGTGGTTGTCCGGACAGATCGCGAGACTGTTGAGGAGAGCACACAGAAGATCCTCGACTACCTGGCCTCCCGGGGGCTTATAGACGGCCGCTAG